A genomic window from Papaver somniferum cultivar HN1 unplaced genomic scaffold, ASM357369v1 unplaced-scaffold_15, whole genome shotgun sequence includes:
- the LOC113335752 gene encoding uncharacterized protein LOC113335752 isoform X1, with amino-acid sequence MPTVRYNLIVDVRLFLNIDSNNTVFDHGKEIDIIVWVSCFATIDTRSLLDRGNVRRLCRHSPFARPHMVFIGVYFSLSRLVNSYCTSAGNAYLQLLKVEGGQVFLHSVIRTGPCYLHYNQPESYGYIHLWSLNSGNFSSLYFVYTCYLFNRGKGFAGYIVMDSSSGPPVYDFDLDHWYQLDLLWATLIMFLFV; translated from the exons ATGCCTACAGTGCGTTACAATTTAATTGTTGATGTACGTCTCTTCCTTAATATCGATTCTAACAACACTGTGTTTGATCATGGTAAAGAGATCGACATCATTGTATGGGTTTCTTGTTTTGCTACAATTGATACTCGCTCCTTACTTGATCGAG GGAATGTCAGAAGATTGTGTCGGCATTCTCCTTTTGCGAGGCCTCATATGGTGTTTATTGGAGTTTACTTCTCTCTTTCCAGGCTTGTGAACTCATATTGTACCTCAGCTGGCAATGCTTATTTACAACTACTTAAAGTTGAAGGTGGCCAGGTATTTCTGCACTCTGTCATAAGGACTGGCCCTTGCTACTTACACTATAATCAACCTGAATCTTATGGCTATATTCACCTGTGGAGTCTGAATAGTGGTAATTTTTCCTCTCTATACTTTGTTTACACTTGCTACTTATTTAATCGTGGGAAGGGGTTCGCTGGGTATATTGTCATGGATTCTTCCAGTGGGCCACctgtttatgattttgatttagaCCATTGGTACCAACTGGATTTGTTATGGGCAACCTTAATTATGTTTTTATTTGTGTAG
- the LOC113335752 gene encoding uncharacterized protein LOC113335752 isoform X2: MPTVRYNLIVDVRLFLNIDSNNTVFDHGKEIDIIVWVSCFATIDTRSLLDRGNVRRLCRHSPFARPHMVFIGVYFSLSRLVNSYCTSAGNAYLQLLKVEGGQVFLHSVIRTGPCYLHYNQPESYGYIHLWSLNSVVCGS, encoded by the exons ATGCCTACAGTGCGTTACAATTTAATTGTTGATGTACGTCTCTTCCTTAATATCGATTCTAACAACACTGTGTTTGATCATGGTAAAGAGATCGACATCATTGTATGGGTTTCTTGTTTTGCTACAATTGATACTCGCTCCTTACTTGATCGAG GGAATGTCAGAAGATTGTGTCGGCATTCTCCTTTTGCGAGGCCTCATATGGTGTTTATTGGAGTTTACTTCTCTCTTTCCAGGCTTGTGAACTCATATTGTACCTCAGCTGGCAATGCTTATTTACAACTACTTAAAGTTGAAGGTGGCCAGGTATTTCTGCACTCTGTCATAAGGACTGGCCCTTGCTACTTACACTATAATCAACCTGAATCTTATGGCTATATTCACCTGTGGAGTCTGAATAGTG TTGTCTGTGGAAGCTGA